The following are encoded in a window of Ranitomeya variabilis isolate aRanVar5 chromosome 6, aRanVar5.hap1, whole genome shotgun sequence genomic DNA:
- the ABRA gene encoding actin-binding Rho-activating protein → MAPNETKTMKPVQRVVRKIKTAALVSSLTRGWQQWASEHSTKQSQEPSGWNPGDGEISENLKSTLEENPKSTIVTEPKKDVTCSSEDVAEMHIKTKVVTKSFSSKAQERGMDIGSLTERYEKEPCTQIHSKYDDSMMDKLLQGQVSPTRRRKCSNLVSQLTKGWKHMENVGEEPQEESRSLPKLAEFRSESLETEDSGYGENEGDTKTDLEKKKDLTEEKKEDTAMIKRATSSLSNKAVGELQNINKAYKRNSPVNNIKGKWEKWSGEHVLNQKLNPFSDDFDHDFAMSKRLQKGEDGYGRPKEGTKTAERAMRAEAHIHREMKDLCFIISTMAKPGKDGKVRVTFGELFDRYVRISDKVVGILLRARKHGMVDFPGEMLWQGRDDHVIITLL, encoded by the exons ATGGCTCCCAACGAAACCAAAACCATGAAGCCTGTCCAAAGAGTGGTCAGAAAGATTAAAACAGCAGCTTTGGTCTCCAGCTTAACTAGAGGTTGGCAGCAATGGGCATCAGAGCACTCAACAAAGCAATCTCAAGAACCTTCAGGTTGGAATCCAGGTGATGGAGAGATTTCAGAAAATCTCAAATCCACTTTGGAGGAGAATCCCAAATCTACAATTGTAACTGAACCCAAAAAAGACGTCACATGTTCCTCAGAAGATGTCGCAGAGATGCACATAAAAACTAAAGTCGTCACCAAAAGTTTTTCAAGCAAAGCTCAAGAAAGAGGAATGGACATTGGCTCGTTGACTGAAAGGTATGAGAAAGAACCCTGCACACAAATACATAGCAAATATGATGATTCAATGATGGACAAGCTACTGCAAGGTCAAGTGTCTCCAACAAGGAGAAGGAAGTGCTCTAATCTGGTCTCACAACTCACAAAAGGCTGGAAGCATATGGAAAATGTTGGTGAAGAGCCACAAGAAGAGTCAAGGTCTTTACCAAAACTTGCTGAATTTCGCAGTGAAAGTCTGGAAACTGAAGACAGCGGCTATGGAGAAAATGAGGGAGATACAAAGACAGACTTGGAAAAGAAGAAGGACCTTACAGAAGAGAAAAAGGAAGACACAGCCATGATTAAACGGGCAACTTCTTCATT GAGTAACAAGGCTGTAGGAGAACTCCAGAACATCAACAAAGCCTATAAACGAAACAGCCCCGTCAATAACATCAAAGGAAAATGGGAGAAGTGGTCTGGAGAACATGTCCTCAACCAGAAGCTGAATCCTTTCAGTGATGACTTTGACCATGATTTTGCAATGTCCAAACGACTACAGAAGGGTGAAGATGGCTACGGGCGTCCAAAGGAGGGAACCAAGACTGCCGAGAGGGCCATGAGGGCAGAAGCACACATACATCGGGAGATGAAAGACCTCTGCTTCATCATTTCTACAATGGCCAAACCAGGGAAAGACGGGAAGGTCCGTGTCACCTTTGGAGAACTGTTTGATAGATACGTACGGATTTCCGATAAGGTGGTGGGAATCCTGCTGAGGGCCAGAAAACATGGAATGGTGGATTTCCCAGGGGAAATGTTGTGGCAAGGCAGAGATGATCACGTGATAATAACCTTACTGTAG